Proteins from a single region of Helicobacter pylori:
- a CDS encoding DUF3971 domain-containing protein: MNKRKHVSKKVFNVIILFVAVFTLLVVIHKTLSNGIHIQNLKIGKLGISELYLKLNNKLSLEVERVDLSAFFHQKPTKKRLEVSDLIKNIRYGIWAVSYFEKLKVKEIVLDDKNKANIFFDGNKYELEFPGVKGEFSLEDDKNIKLKIINLLFKDIKVQVDGNAHYSPKARKMAFNLIVKPLIEPSAAIYLQGLTDLKTIELKVNTSPMKSLAFLKPLFQRQSQKNLKTWIFDKIQFASFKIDNALIKANFTPSEFIPSLLENSVVKATLIKPSVVFNDGLSPIKMDKTELVFKNKQLLIQPQKITYETMELTGSYATFSNLLEAPKLEIFLKTTPNYYGDSIKDLLSAYKVVLPLDKISMPSSADLKLTLQFLKNTAPLFSVQGSVNLQEGTLSLYNIPLYTQNANISLDITQEYQYIYIETTHTRYENMLDLDAKIALDLNKKILSLDSLVHKIRFNTNNNVNMRSYGLNNDQDNPQPTKFSLDLKSLHSIIQEGENSEAFRRKIIDTIKAQSEDKFTKDVFYATEDTLKNLSLNFDFSNPNYMQWSVPQLLLEGEFKDNAYVFRIKDLKKIKPYSPIMKYFALEDGSLEVSTSDFVNIDFFAKDLKITLPIYHSNGKQFNSLSLFGSINKDEISVYTPSKSISIKVKGDQKDITLNNIDLSIDDFLDSKMPAIAGLFSKERKEKPSSKEIQDEDIFISAKQRYEKAHKIIPISTRIHAKDVVLIYKKMPFPLENLDIVAQDDRVKIDGNYKNAMIMADLVHGALYLKAHNFSGDYINTILQKDFVEGGLFTLIGALEDQVFNGELKFQNTSLKNFALMQNMINLINTIPSLIVFRNPHLGANGYQIKKGSVVFGITKEYLGLEKIDLIGKTLDVAGNGIIELDKNKLDLNLEVSTIKALSNVLSKIPIVGYLILGKEGKVTTNVNVKGTLDNPKTKVTLATDIIQAPFKILRRIFTPIDIIVDEVKKNIESKRKLK, from the coding sequence ATGAATAAAAGAAAGCATGTATCCAAGAAAGTGTTTAATGTCATTATCTTGTTTGTGGCAGTATTCACTCTTTTAGTCGTCATCCATAAGACCCTTTCAAACGGCATTCACATACAAAATTTAAAAATTGGAAAGCTTGGCATTTCTGAATTATACTTAAAACTTAATAACAAGCTTTCTTTAGAAGTTGAACGGGTTGATCTATCTGCTTTCTTCCATCAAAAACCCACTAAAAAGCGTTTAGAAGTTTCTGATCTGATTAAAAATATCCGTTATGGCATTTGGGCAGTGTCTTATTTTGAAAAGCTTAAAGTCAAAGAAATTGTTTTAGATGATAAAAATAAAGCCAATATCTTTTTTGACGGGAATAAATACGAGTTGGAATTTCCAGGAGTCAAAGGGGAATTTTCCCTAGAAGATGATAAAAATATCAAGCTTAAAATCATCAATTTGCTTTTTAAAGATATTAAAGTCCAAGTAGATGGCAACGCCCACTATTCACCCAAAGCTAGGAAAATGGCGTTCAATTTGATTGTCAAGCCCTTAATTGAACCCAGTGCTGCAATTTATTTGCAAGGGCTAACCGATTTAAAAACCATAGAATTAAAAGTTAACACTTCTCCAATGAAAAGCTTGGCGTTTTTAAAGCCCCTTTTCCAACGCCAATCGCAAAAAAATTTAAAAACATGGATTTTTGACAAGATCCAATTTGCTAGCTTTAAAATTGATAACGCTTTAATTAAAGCTAATTTCACTCCTAGCGAGTTTATCCCATCGCTTTTGGAAAATTCTGTAGTTAAAGCCACTTTGATTAAACCTTCAGTCGTTTTTAATGATGGCTTATCGCCCATTAAAATGGATAAAACCGAATTAGTTTTCAAAAACAAACAGCTCCTCATACAGCCCCAAAAAATCACTTATGAAACCATGGAATTAACCGGCTCTTACGCCACTTTTTCCAATTTGTTAGAAGCCCCCAAGTTGGAGATTTTTTTAAAAACGACCCCTAATTATTATGGCGATAGCATTAAGGATTTATTGAGCGCTTATAAAGTCGTTTTGCCTTTGGATAAAATCAGCATGCCATCTAGCGCGGATTTGAAACTCACCTTGCAATTCTTAAAAAACACCGCCCCCTTATTTAGCGTTCAAGGCAGCGTTAATTTGCAAGAAGGCACTCTCTCGCTCTATAATATCCCCCTTTATACGCAAAACGCTAATATAAGCCTAGATATTACCCAAGAATACCAATACATTTACATAGAAACTACCCACACCCGCTATGAAAACATGTTGGATTTAGACGCTAAAATCGCTTTAGACTTGAATAAAAAAATCCTTTCTTTAGATTCTTTAGTCCATAAAATACGATTCAACACTAACAATAATGTCAACATGCGTTCTTATGGCTTGAATAACGACCAAGATAACCCACAGCCTACTAAATTTTCTTTAGATTTAAAAAGCTTGCATTCTATCATTCAAGAGGGTGAAAATTCAGAGGCGTTTAGAAGAAAAATCATAGACACCATTAAAGCTCAAAGTGAAGACAAATTCACTAAAGATGTTTTCTACGCTACAGAAGACACTCTTAAAAACCTTTCTTTGAATTTTGATTTTTCTAACCCCAATTACATGCAATGGAGCGTGCCACAACTTTTATTAGAGGGCGAATTTAAAGATAACGCCTATGTTTTTAGAATCAAAGATTTGAAAAAAATCAAGCCCTATTCCCCTATTATGAAATATTTCGCCTTAGAAGATGGCTCTTTGGAAGTTTCTACGAGCGATTTTGTCAATATTGATTTTTTTGCTAAGGATTTAAAAATCACTTTACCCATCTATCATAGCAACGGCAAGCAATTTAATTCCCTCTCTTTATTTGGATCTATTAATAAAGATGAAATTTCTGTCTATACTCCAAGCAAAAGCATATCTATAAAAGTTAAGGGGGATCAAAAGGATATTACCCTTAATAACATTGATTTGAGTATTGATGATTTTTTAGATAGTAAGATGCCAGCTATTGCAGGATTATTCTCAAAAGAACGAAAAGAAAAGCCTAGCTCTAAAGAAATCCAAGATGAAGATATTTTCATTAGCGCCAAACAACGCTATGAAAAAGCCCACAAAATTATCCCTATCTCTACACGCATCCATGCTAAAGATGTCGTGTTAATCTATAAAAAAATGCCTTTTCCTTTAGAAAATCTTGATATTGTCGCTCAAGACGACAGAGTGAAAATTGATGGCAATTATAAAAACGCCATGATCATGGCGGATTTAGTGCATGGGGCTTTGTATCTTAAGGCTCATAATTTTAGCGGGGATTATATCAACACCATCCTCCAAAAAGATTTCGTAGAAGGGGGCTTATTCACGCTTATTGGAGCTCTTGAAGATCAAGTTTTCAACGGCGAATTGAAATTCCAAAACACAAGCTTAAAGAATTTCGCTCTCATGCAAAACATGATCAATCTCATCAACACCATTCCCTCCCTCATTGTCTTTAGGAACCCTCATTTAGGGGCTAATGGCTATCAAATCAAAAAGGGGTCTGTTGTTTTTGGGATCACTAAAGAATATTTAGGGTTAGAAAAAATTGATCTTATCGGCAAAACGCTTGATGTTGCTGGCAATGGGATCATTGAATTAGACAAAAACAAATTAGATTTGAATTTAGAAGTTTCCACCATCAAGGCTTTGAGTAATGTTTTGAGTAAAATCCCTATCGTGGGTTACCTCATTTTAGGGAAAGAAGGAAAAGTAACCACTAATGTGAATGTCAAAGGCACGCTGGATAACCCTAAAACCAAAGTAACTTTAGCGACAGATATTATCCAAGCGCCTTTTAAAATCTTGCGCCGCATTTTCACGCCCATTGACATCATCGTGGATGAAGTCAAAAAAAATATTGAATCAAAAAGGAAATTAAAATGA
- a CDS encoding 4Fe-4S dicluster domain-containing protein — translation MAKMSAPDGVAVWVNEDRCKGCDICVSVCPAGVLGMGVEKERVLGKVAKVAYPESCIGCVQCELHCPDFAIYVADRKDFKFAKVSKEAQERSEKVKANKYMLLEETILEGRGK, via the coding sequence ATGGCTAAAATGAGCGCTCCAGATGGGGTTGCCGTTTGGGTGAATGAAGACAGGTGTAAGGGTTGTGATATTTGCGTATCGGTATGCCCTGCTGGGGTTCTTGGCATGGGGGTTGAAAAAGAAAGGGTGCTTGGAAAAGTGGCCAAAGTAGCCTATCCAGAGAGTTGTATCGGTTGCGTGCAATGCGAGTTGCACTGCCCGGATTTTGCGATTTATGTGGCTGACAGGAAGGATTTCAAATTCGCTAAAGTTTCTAAAGAAGCCCAAGAAAGAAGCGAAAAGGTTAAGGCCAATAAATACATGCTCTTAGAAGAGACTATTTTAGAAGGGAGAGGCAAATAA
- the fliN gene encoding flagellar motor switch protein FliN, producing MSETESNKLKIAEKEKEKANKERELELSTYLEELICDYKNLLDMEIVFSAELGSTQIPLLQILRFEKGSVIDLQKPAGESVDTFVNGRVIGKGEVMVFERNLAIRLNEILDSNAIVYYLAKNS from the coding sequence ATGTCAGAAACAGAATCTAATAAGTTAAAAATAGCCGAAAAAGAGAAAGAAAAAGCTAACAAGGAAAGAGAGCTAGAGCTTTCCACTTATTTAGAAGAACTCATTTGCGATTATAAAAACCTTTTAGACATGGAGATTGTTTTTAGTGCAGAACTTGGCTCTACGCAAATCCCTTTATTGCAAATTTTGCGTTTTGAAAAAGGCTCTGTGATTGATTTGCAAAAACCCGCCGGAGAGAGCGTGGATACTTTTGTGAACGGGCGGGTTATTGGTAAGGGTGAGGTGATGGTTTTTGAAAGGAATTTAGCCATTCGTTTGAATGAAATCCTTGATTCTAACGCCATTGTGTAT
- the nth gene encoding endonuclease III has protein sequence MGLKCAKTYQKAQQIKELLLKHYPNQTTELHHKNPYELLVATILSAQCTDARVNKITPKLFEKYPSVSDLALASLEEVKGIIKSVSYFNNKSKHLISMAQKVVRDFKGVIPSTQKELMSLDGVGQKTANVVLSVCFDANYIAVDTHVFRTTHRLGLSDANTPIKTEEELSDLFKDNLSKLHHALILFGRYTCKAKNPLCGACFLKEFCVSKASFKA, from the coding sequence ATGGGTTTAAAATGCGCTAAAACTTACCAAAAAGCCCAACAAATCAAAGAATTGCTTTTAAAACATTACCCCAACCAAACCACCGAATTGCACCATAAAAACCCCTATGAATTGTTGGTGGCTACCATTTTAAGCGCTCAATGCACGGACGCTAGAGTGAATAAAATAACGCCCAAGTTATTTGAAAAATACCCAAGCGTGAGTGATTTAGCCCTCGCTTCTTTAGAAGAAGTTAAAGGAATCATCAAATCCGTTTCGTATTTCAACAATAAAAGCAAGCATTTAATCAGTATGGCGCAAAAAGTGGTTAGGGATTTTAAGGGCGTTATCCCCTCTACGCAAAAAGAATTGATGAGTCTAGATGGCGTGGGGCAAAAAACCGCTAATGTGGTGCTTTCAGTGTGCTTTGATGCAAATTACATAGCCGTAGATACCCATGTGTTCCGCACGACGCACCGATTAGGCTTAAGCGACGCTAACACGCCCATTAAAACCGAAGAAGAACTCAGCGATCTTTTTAAAGACAACCTATCCAAACTCCACCATGCCTTAATCTTGTTTGGCCGCTACACCTGCAAGGCTAAAAACCCCTTATGCGGCGCGTGTTTTTTAAAAGAATTTTGCGTTTCTAAGGCTAGCTTTAAAGCGTAG
- a CDS encoding FeoA family protein — protein MTLNEAVKDKVYEIVEIANCDESLKKRFLSFGIHEGVQCTLLHYSMKKATLSVKINRIQVALRSHEAQYLLIKESV, from the coding sequence ATGACGCTCAATGAAGCCGTTAAAGACAAAGTTTATGAAATCGTAGAAATCGCTAACTGCGATGAATCCCTTAAAAAACGCTTTCTGTCTTTTGGTATCCATGAAGGGGTTCAATGCACCCTTTTGCATTATTCCATGAAAAAAGCCACGCTTTCGGTTAAAATCAACCGCATTCAAGTGGCTTTAAGATCCCATGAAGCGCAATACCTTCTCATCAAAGAAAGCGTGTGA
- the mltG gene encoding endolytic transglycosylase MltG, which produces MTTKRVNTATNKIMTLNTFLDTCFLLFISVLFYLSIPIYSNKVVVVPQGSLKRVFFSLKDQGVDINALDVLFLRLIGMPKKGYIDMGDGALRKGDFLVRLIKAKAAYKSVTLIPGETRYFFTQILSETYQLETSDLNQAYESIAPRLNGAVIEDGVIWPDTYHLPLGEDAFKIMQTLIGQSMKKHEALSKQWLGYYHKEEWFEKIILASIVQKEAANIEEMPLIASVIFNRLKKGMPLQMDGALNYQEFSHAKVTKERIKTDNTPYNTYKFKGLPKNPVGSVSLEAIRAVVFPKKTDFLYFVKMPDKKHAFSATYKEHLKNINLSNNHF; this is translated from the coding sequence ATGACGACTAAAAGAGTGAATACTGCCACAAACAAGATAATGACATTAAACACTTTCTTGGATACATGCTTTCTTTTATTCATCAGCGTTCTTTTTTATTTAAGTATACCAATTTATTCTAACAAAGTGGTGGTTGTCCCGCAAGGTTCGCTCAAAAGAGTGTTTTTTTCTTTAAAAGATCAAGGCGTGGATATTAACGCTTTGGATGTGCTTTTTTTACGCCTAATAGGCATGCCTAAAAAAGGTTATATTGATATGGGCGATGGGGCTTTAAGGAAGGGGGATTTTTTAGTCCGTTTGATTAAAGCAAAAGCGGCGTATAAAAGCGTTACTTTAATCCCTGGAGAAACCCGCTATTTTTTCACGCAAATTTTGAGCGAGACTTACCAGCTAGAAACAAGCGATCTCAATCAGGCTTATGAAAGCATCGCTCCACGATTGAATGGCGCTGTGATAGAAGATGGGGTGATATGGCCAGACACTTATCATTTGCCTTTAGGGGAGGATGCTTTTAAAATCATGCAAACTTTGATCGGCCAATCTATGAAAAAACACGAAGCTTTAAGCAAACAATGGCTTGGATACTACCATAAAGAAGAGTGGTTTGAAAAAATCATTCTCGCTTCTATTGTGCAAAAAGAAGCCGCCAATATTGAAGAAATGCCCTTGATTGCGAGCGTGATTTTTAACCGCTTGAAAAAAGGCATGCCTTTACAAATGGATGGGGCTTTGAATTATCAGGAATTTTCACACGCTAAAGTAACAAAAGAGCGCATTAAAACCGATAACACCCCCTACAATACCTATAAATTTAAGGGCTTGCCTAAAAACCCTGTAGGGAGCGTGAGCCTAGAAGCGATTAGAGCCGTGGTTTTCCCTAAAAAAACTGATTTCTTGTATTTTGTGAAAATGCCGGATAAAAAACATGCTTTCAGCGCGACTTATAAGGAGCATTTAAAAAACATTAATCTTTCTAATAATCATTTTTAA